The genomic stretch TGTTTTGTCTCGAACTCACGTTGTGGGCATTGttgggatttttaaaatatgaattCATAGGTCAGATGGTCCCACTGATGCTTCAGGTTAATCTCGCACATTTATTAAGCCTAGTAACCCTTCCAGGAATTTGGACAGTAAGACTGCTAGTTCTTCACTATTCTGGAAAACTCCTCCCAAGGCCAGATAGTCCTTTAACATCTGCTTTTCTGCTTGGCAGGACAAACAGACTGGGCCCATGAGTGGCTTCCtgcctgtttttgttttgtttgtttttttatgaaCTATGAAGTGGCTCTTGACTCTCAAGCATTAAGTTTGCGCCAGTAATATGGAATACTGTTGCTGAAAGTCCAACATTGTTCACCCATGTTTTTCAGTTGACCATCTTAGATCTACTGTTGATCAATGTATCACAGTGTTGCCGGGCCCTTTTCTGATACCTAGTGCAAGTTAATTTCTCAGTAGTAGTCTGCTTTCTCGTGTTGCATAGTTCAAACTTCTGAACCCCTGTTCCAATCCTTTGAGTTCTTCTTTATGGAAGTCATGAGAAAGCACCAAGTAACACCCACTTACAATGATTCTGTTGCAGGGATCTGTTTGATTCCAAAACTTTAATTCTAACATGAACTCAGTGCTGAGCTTCTGCTGATGGCTTAGTGTCACATGATGTTGCATCAGAGCAGTTATAGGATGGTGTTGCCATGATTGCGATTGTCAAGGTTATACTTGTCAGAGATGTTGCATACTGCAGCAGACCACCCAGGTTGCAGGTAGATTTATTTACCTTGCCTTTGAGCTCCTATTACTTGTGGTTGTCTTACTGCCCTTGATTGCGTTTAGTAGGCAGTTCATGTGCTGCCGATTTAATTAGTAGGCCATTCTTTAGcttgtttttcttaattataGTTGTGTTATTTTTACTTGAGGACAAAGATTTCCTTCCTGCTTTGTAAATGTGTGTTAGACTagaagaagtgtgtgtgtgtgtgtgtgtgtgtgtgtgtgtgtgtataggaatataatttaatatttgaGCTGATGGTagcttattttaaatgacatGTTTGCTGCAAATGACCTCTCTTAAGATTGCTGTATGCTTGTACATaagcagttttatttatatgtttgtGCCCCAACATGAGGACATATCTAATGGTGACtgcatgtgcctgtgtgtcgCAGAGGCCGATCGATGGCGGGACCTGGGGCGAAGGTGTGGCCTCCAGCAGGACGAGAGGAGTCCCAACCTGGAGAACCTGTGGGGTACGCTGCCCGAGGTACGCCCAAGGAGCCCCTTCTGGGCCCGGGAGTCGGACCCAACCAACATTCCCATCACTGACCTGATCCGGGACCTCAGCCTGAGTGACGTCAAGGCCGCATATTCACCCTCGGCGGCGCCCCCTAGCAAACGCCAGTGCCGCTCCCATTCTCTCTCTGCCTGGCGGCCACAGGGCTCACGGGTGTGGACGCCTGTGGAGAAGCGGCGTTGCCACAGCGGAGGGAGCGCGCAGCGGAGCTCGGCCGGCCTGCCGAGGGACTCGCCCACCATGCAGCGGAGCTCCAGCTTCAGCCTGCCAGCCCGTTCCAATGGCCTGCCGTCCGCCCTCGACTTCTCCTGTTTCTCGTTCGCCGGCCTCCAGGAGCCTCCCAAGGCCCTCTCCCCGTCTCGTGAGCTGATCATCCCCGCAGAGCCACGTTACACCTCGGCCTCCTGCTCCCCGGAGTCCATGCCGGAGTTAGGCAGACGTCTGGGCCCGGGGGGACTCTCCCGAAGCCGCTCGCAGCCCTGCGTCCTGAACGACAAAAAAATCAGCATGAAGCGCAGGAGGCCCGGTGAGGGCAAGGAATCCAGGCCTTCCCTGGACTTGACCAAGATGACCCAGGTCAGTGATAGCTGGCAGTCTGAGCTTCTAAATGGGCCATGAATTTGTAAACGTTCTTGCAGAAACTGCAGACAAATTGAAACCTGTTTTAAAAACGGAATAAGTTCTTCAGGAGGTTGTTTGCGGTTTTAACAAGGTGCAATACTTGCTAGACTTGTTGCTTGAGTTAAAAAGGTAAAGGTGAGCACATCTTCAAAGTGTAAAGCCTTGGCAGTAATTATGGTTCAAAACCTGTGTGTGGAGAAAATGACAACTCAAAACATGCAAGGAATTATCAGCATAGAGcagatacatttaaaaaaagagcCCAGGGTTCATCCCTATGTTAGCCATTTTCCAAGTAGCGCAATTTTATTCAAAACTAGGCACTAATCAGTcagttaaaaaagaaaacacacaaaTGAAACCCGTACTGATAGAGACACAAAAACATAACGTACAGATACTCGCAGAATGTGACGCATACCTggaccacccac from Brienomyrus brachyistius isolate T26 chromosome 3, BBRACH_0.4, whole genome shotgun sequence encodes the following:
- the LOC125739364 gene encoding protein FAM53B-like isoform X2, translating into MCVTMVIIYSKTLEKKKGVDDVTPRKSHSELTMNRGTALFSFASVEADRWRDLGRRCGLQQDERSPNLENLWGTLPEGSRVWTPVEKRRCHSGGSAQRSSAGLPRDSPTMQRSSSFSLPARSNGLPSALDFSCFSFAGLQEPPKALSPSRELIIPAEPRYTSASCSPESMPELGRRLGPGGLSRSRSQPCVLNDKKISMKRRRPGEGKESRPSLDLTKMTQKLSLRNFQSLSWPGISGADSCLSSEVPPSYSNTDLCGTDLTPVCGLKANPEQKNGGGGGSTDDFSNEALDSDSVTSEDLTDNAKESDAERDVSQLGGELDIEQIERN
- the LOC125739364 gene encoding protein FAM53B-like isoform X1, translating into MCVTMVIIYSKTLEKKKGVDDVTPRKSHSELTMNRGTALFSFASVEADRWRDLGRRCGLQQDERSPNLENLWGTLPEVRPRSPFWARESDPTNIPITDLIRDLSLSDVKAAYSPSAAPPSKRQCRSHSLSAWRPQGSRVWTPVEKRRCHSGGSAQRSSAGLPRDSPTMQRSSSFSLPARSNGLPSALDFSCFSFAGLQEPPKALSPSRELIIPAEPRYTSASCSPESMPELGRRLGPGGLSRSRSQPCVLNDKKISMKRRRPGEGKESRPSLDLTKMTQKLSLRNFQSLSWPGISGADSCLSSEVPPSYSNTDLCGTDLTPVCGLKANPEQKNGGGGGSTDDFSNEALDSDSVTSEDLTDNAKESDAERDVSQLGGELDIEQIERN